A stretch of the Aegilops tauschii subsp. strangulata cultivar AL8/78 chromosome 4, Aet v6.0, whole genome shotgun sequence genome encodes the following:
- the LOC109779572 gene encoding uncharacterized protein isoform X13, with amino-acid sequence MDKAIRIFMLPLVPVPRAMVRSRSPKGGDDGRRRSTPRRSSDEQGGRKEKGPISLLVRNIPHNCRYEDLRVPFAKFGPVRDIYMPKDYYSGEPKGFAFIEFFDSHDASEAQYHMNHKLFCGREIKVEPATDKRKRPEDMRRRTGVRVHSGSKGHDLSRHGRSRSRSHSRSPRQGGRDRSRSHSPAPRRRGDYSASPKRKEECQAKSSGQSKEHDNDKKLGSCTPGGRSERHDTDNDSNERRATPNYSAAPKRTEACQTKSPRQANEHDEDKKHISFSPDRNNHRDADNGHNERDDYSTSSKRKGERLSKSLRLSKEHDEDKKRRSYSRDDRSDCRDADNSFKESQATTDAKRSCPRQRSPRPSAGSHSRRRDAYSASPKGKEERREQSPRQSKVHDKHRKRRSNTPDDRNDCHGADHSHNEMQGDCSTSPKIKEERQAKSSRESEEYNKDTKGRSCAPHDRNDHHDAVNGSREKPVTPDDEGSHACRRSPRPSSGSRSRKRDDCSASPKKKEESWAKSPKQSIEYKDEKRRSCTADDINGRHHAVNCYKKKRDGYSASPKIKEECRAESPRPTKEREDNGGIDRTDADNGYNERRAGPDSASQKRMEKPPQAKSQSQSKEYDNGKNRSYTHDDGKECRDADNVSKERKDYSAAGKRKEERQASLPRQSKEHDEHKKRGSYTRDDRNDLRDADNGSKERRKDYSASGKRKEERQASLPRQSKEHEEHKKRGCYTRDDRNDLCDADNGSKERKDYSAAGKRKEERQASLPRQSKEHDEHKKRGSYTPDDRDDPRDADNGSKERNDYSASRKRMEDYRAKSSRQSNEHDDDKKRGSYTPDDRSHRSDADNRSRERGDFSASGQRKEEYLGKSPRQLKEHGDNKKRGSYTPADRNDLRDVDNGCNEKLATDDGSRSPCPGRRSPRPS; translated from the exons ATGGATAAAGCTATTCGTATATTCATGCTGCCACTAGTGCCG GTGCCACGAGCAATGGTGAGGAGCCGCTCTCCCAAGGGCGGAGATGACGGCAGGCGACGAAGCACTCCTAGGAGAAGTTctgatgagcaaggaggaaggaaGGAAAAAGGTCCTATAAGCCTCTTGGTGCGTAACATCCCTCATAACTGCAG ATATGAAGATCTTCGAGTTCCTTTTGCAAAGTTTGGTCCTGTTCGGGATATTTACATGCCAAAAGATTACTACAGTGG GGAGCCAAAAGGGTTTGCTTTTATTGAGTTTTTTGACTCCCATGATGCTTCTGAGGCGCAATATCACATGAACCATAAGTTGTTTTGCGGACGTGAGATTAAAGTTGAGCCTGCCACAGATAAACGGAAAAGGCCCGAAGACATGCGTAGACGAACTGGAGTAAG AGTTCATTCTGGTTCTAAAGGGCACGATCTTTCTCGCCATG GACGGTCTCGTTCTCGTTCACACTCCCGTTCTCCTCGCCAAGGTGGTCGTGATAGATCACG GTCACATTCTCCTGCCCCAAGAAGGCGTGGTGACTACTCTGCTTCACCAAAGAGAAAGGAAGAGTGCCAGGCAAAATCATCAGGACAATCAAAAGAACATGACAACGATAAGAAGCTGGGATCCTGTACTCCTGGTGGTAGAAGTGAACGTCATGACACTGATAATGATTCCAATGA GAGGCGGGCAACACCTAACTATTCTGCTGCACCAAAGAGAACGGAAGCGTGCCAGACAAAATCACCAAGGCAGGCAAATGAACATGATGAGGATAAGAAGCATATATCTTTTAGTCCTGATAGAAACAACCACCGTGATGCTGACAATGGCCACAATGA GCGAGATGACTACTCTACTTCATCAAAGAGAAAGGGAGAACGCTTGTCAAAATCACTAAGATTGTCCAAAGAACATGATGAGGATAAGAAGCGGAGATCCTATAGTCGTGATGATCGAAGTGACTGCCGTGATGCTGATAATAGTTTCAAAGA GAGCCAGGCAACAACTGATGCTAAGAGATCCTGTCCCCGCCAGAGGTCACCCAGACCATCCGCTGGATCACACTCAAGAAGGCGAGATGCCTACTCTGCTTCCCCAAAGGGAAAAGAAGAGCGTCGGGAACAATCACCAAGACAGTCAAAAGTACATGATAAACATAGGAAGCGGAGATCCAATACTCCTGATGATAGAAATGACTGTCATGGTGCTGATCATAGTCACAACGA AATGCAAGGTGACTGCTCTACTTCACCAAAGATTAAGGAAGAGCGCCAGGCAAAATCATCAAGAGAGTCAGAAGAATATAACAAGGATACAAAGGGGAGATCCTGTGCCCCTCATGATAGAAATGACCACCATGATGCAGTTAATGGTTCCAGAGA GAAGCCGGTAACACCTGACGATGAGGGGTCCCATGCCTGCCGGAGGTCACCCAGACCATCTTCTGGATCACGCTCAAGAAAGCGAGATGACTGTTCTGCTTCCccaaagaaaaaggaagagagctGGGCAAAGTCACCAAAGCAGTCCATTGAATACAAGGATGAAAAGAGGAGGTCATGTACTGCTGATGATATAAATGGCCGACATCATGCTGTTAATTGTTACAAGAA AAAGCGAGATGGCTACTCTGCTTCCCCAAAGATAAAGGAGGAGTGCAGGGCGGAATCACCACGACCGACAAAAGAACGTGAGGATAATGGTGGAATAGACCGTACTGATGCTGACAATGGCTACAATGA GAGGCGTGCAGGACCTGACTCTGCTTCACAGAAGAGAATGGAAAAGCCTCCCCAAGCAAAATCACAAAGCCAGTCGAAAGAATATGATAACGGTAAGAACAGATCCTATACCCATGATGATGGAAAGGAGTGCCGCGATGCTGATAATGTTTCCAAAGA GCGAAAGGACTACTCAGCTGCTGGAAAGAGAAAGGAAGAGCGCCAGGCAAGTTTACCAAGACAATCAAAGGAACATGATGAACATAAGAAGAGGGGATCCTATACTCGTGATGATAGAAATGACCTCCGTGATGCTGATAATGGTTCCAAAGA AAGGCGAAAGGACTACTCAGCTTCTGGAAAGAGAAAGGAAGAGCGCCAGGCAAGTTTACCAAGACAATCAAAGGAACATGAGGAGCATAAGAAGAGGGGATGCTATACTCGTGATGATAGAAATGACCTCTGTGATGCTGATAATGGTTCCAAAGA GCGAAAGGACTACTCAGCTGCTGGAAAGAGAAAGGAAGAGCGCCAGGCAAGTTTACCAAGACAATCAAAGGAACATGATGAGCATAAGAAGAGGGGATCCTATACTCCTGATGATAGAGATGACCCCCGTGATGCTGATAATGGTTCCAAAGA GCGAAATGATTACTCAGCTTCCCGAAAGAGAATGGAGGACTACAGAGCAAAATCATCAAGACAATCAAACGAACATGATGATGATAAGAAAAGGGGATCGTATACTCCCGATGATAGAAGCCACCGCTCCGATGCTGATAATCGTTCGAGAGA GCGAGGTGACTTCTCAGCTTCCGGACAGAGAAAGGAAGAGTACCTGGGAAAATCACCAAGACAGTTAAAGGAACATGGTGACAATAAGAAGAGGGGGTCATATACGCCTGCTGATAGAAATGACCTCCGTGATGTTGATAATGGTTGCAATGA GAAGCTGGCAACAGATGACGGTAGCCGTAGCCCCTGCCCTGGCCGGAGGTCGCCGCGACCATCTTAG
- the LOC109779572 gene encoding uncharacterized protein isoform X3, producing MDKAIRIFMLPLVPVPRAMVRSRSPKGGDDGRRRSTPRRSSDEQGGRKEKGPISLLVRNIPHNCRYEDLRVPFAKFGPVRDIYMPKDYYSGEPKGFAFIEFFDSHDASEAQYHMNHKLFCGREIKVEPATDKRKRPEDMRRRTGVRVHSGSKGHDLSRHGRSRSRSHSRSPRQGGRDRSRSHSPAPRRRGDYSASPKRKEECQAKSSGQSKEHDNDKKLGSCTPGGRSERHDTDNDSNERRATPNYSAAPKRTEACQTKSPRQANEHDEDKKHISFSPDRNNHRDADNGHNERDDYSTSSKRKGERLSKSLRLSKEHDEDKKRRSYSRDDRSDCRDADNSFKESQATTDAKRSCPRQRSPRPSAGSHSRRRDAYSASPKGKEERREQSPRQSKVHDKHRKRRSNTPDDRNDCHGADHSHNEMQGDCSTSPKIKEERQAKSSRESEEYNKDTKGRSCAPHDRNDHHDAVNGSREKPVTPDDEGSHACRRSPRPSSGSRSRKRDDCSASPKKKEESWAKSPKQSIEYKDEKRRSCTADDINGRHHAVNCYKKKRDGYSASPKIKEECRAESPRPTKEREDNGGIDRTDADNGYNERRAGPDSASQKRMEKPPQAKSQSQSKEYDNGKNRSYTHDDGKECRDADNVSKERKDYSAAGKRKEERQASLPRQSKEHDEHKKRGSYTRDDRNDLRDADNGSKERRKDYSASGKRKEERQASLPRQSKEHEEHKKRGCYTRDDRNDLCDADNGSKERRKDYSAAGKRKEERQASLPRQSKEHDEHKKRGSYTPDDRDDPRDADNGSKERRNDYSASRKRMEDYRAKSSRQSNEHDDDKKRGSYTPDDRSHRSDADNRSRERGDFSASGQRKEEYLGKSPRQLKEHGDNKKRGSYTPADRNDLRDVDNGCNEKLATDDGSRSPCPGRRSPRPS from the exons ATGGATAAAGCTATTCGTATATTCATGCTGCCACTAGTGCCG GTGCCACGAGCAATGGTGAGGAGCCGCTCTCCCAAGGGCGGAGATGACGGCAGGCGACGAAGCACTCCTAGGAGAAGTTctgatgagcaaggaggaaggaaGGAAAAAGGTCCTATAAGCCTCTTGGTGCGTAACATCCCTCATAACTGCAG ATATGAAGATCTTCGAGTTCCTTTTGCAAAGTTTGGTCCTGTTCGGGATATTTACATGCCAAAAGATTACTACAGTGG GGAGCCAAAAGGGTTTGCTTTTATTGAGTTTTTTGACTCCCATGATGCTTCTGAGGCGCAATATCACATGAACCATAAGTTGTTTTGCGGACGTGAGATTAAAGTTGAGCCTGCCACAGATAAACGGAAAAGGCCCGAAGACATGCGTAGACGAACTGGAGTAAG AGTTCATTCTGGTTCTAAAGGGCACGATCTTTCTCGCCATG GACGGTCTCGTTCTCGTTCACACTCCCGTTCTCCTCGCCAAGGTGGTCGTGATAGATCACG GTCACATTCTCCTGCCCCAAGAAGGCGTGGTGACTACTCTGCTTCACCAAAGAGAAAGGAAGAGTGCCAGGCAAAATCATCAGGACAATCAAAAGAACATGACAACGATAAGAAGCTGGGATCCTGTACTCCTGGTGGTAGAAGTGAACGTCATGACACTGATAATGATTCCAATGA GAGGCGGGCAACACCTAACTATTCTGCTGCACCAAAGAGAACGGAAGCGTGCCAGACAAAATCACCAAGGCAGGCAAATGAACATGATGAGGATAAGAAGCATATATCTTTTAGTCCTGATAGAAACAACCACCGTGATGCTGACAATGGCCACAATGA GCGAGATGACTACTCTACTTCATCAAAGAGAAAGGGAGAACGCTTGTCAAAATCACTAAGATTGTCCAAAGAACATGATGAGGATAAGAAGCGGAGATCCTATAGTCGTGATGATCGAAGTGACTGCCGTGATGCTGATAATAGTTTCAAAGA GAGCCAGGCAACAACTGATGCTAAGAGATCCTGTCCCCGCCAGAGGTCACCCAGACCATCCGCTGGATCACACTCAAGAAGGCGAGATGCCTACTCTGCTTCCCCAAAGGGAAAAGAAGAGCGTCGGGAACAATCACCAAGACAGTCAAAAGTACATGATAAACATAGGAAGCGGAGATCCAATACTCCTGATGATAGAAATGACTGTCATGGTGCTGATCATAGTCACAACGA AATGCAAGGTGACTGCTCTACTTCACCAAAGATTAAGGAAGAGCGCCAGGCAAAATCATCAAGAGAGTCAGAAGAATATAACAAGGATACAAAGGGGAGATCCTGTGCCCCTCATGATAGAAATGACCACCATGATGCAGTTAATGGTTCCAGAGA GAAGCCGGTAACACCTGACGATGAGGGGTCCCATGCCTGCCGGAGGTCACCCAGACCATCTTCTGGATCACGCTCAAGAAAGCGAGATGACTGTTCTGCTTCCccaaagaaaaaggaagagagctGGGCAAAGTCACCAAAGCAGTCCATTGAATACAAGGATGAAAAGAGGAGGTCATGTACTGCTGATGATATAAATGGCCGACATCATGCTGTTAATTGTTACAAGAA AAAGCGAGATGGCTACTCTGCTTCCCCAAAGATAAAGGAGGAGTGCAGGGCGGAATCACCACGACCGACAAAAGAACGTGAGGATAATGGTGGAATAGACCGTACTGATGCTGACAATGGCTACAATGA GAGGCGTGCAGGACCTGACTCTGCTTCACAGAAGAGAATGGAAAAGCCTCCCCAAGCAAAATCACAAAGCCAGTCGAAAGAATATGATAACGGTAAGAACAGATCCTATACCCATGATGATGGAAAGGAGTGCCGCGATGCTGATAATGTTTCCAAAGA GCGAAAGGACTACTCAGCTGCTGGAAAGAGAAAGGAAGAGCGCCAGGCAAGTTTACCAAGACAATCAAAGGAACATGATGAACATAAGAAGAGGGGATCCTATACTCGTGATGATAGAAATGACCTCCGTGATGCTGATAATGGTTCCAAAGA AAGGCGAAAGGACTACTCAGCTTCTGGAAAGAGAAAGGAAGAGCGCCAGGCAAGTTTACCAAGACAATCAAAGGAACATGAGGAGCATAAGAAGAGGGGATGCTATACTCGTGATGATAGAAATGACCTCTGTGATGCTGATAATGGTTCCAAAGA AAGGCGAAAGGACTACTCAGCTGCTGGAAAGAGAAAGGAAGAGCGCCAGGCAAGTTTACCAAGACAATCAAAGGAACATGATGAGCATAAGAAGAGGGGATCCTATACTCCTGATGATAGAGATGACCCCCGTGATGCTGATAATGGTTCCAAAGA AAGGCGAAATGATTACTCAGCTTCCCGAAAGAGAATGGAGGACTACAGAGCAAAATCATCAAGACAATCAAACGAACATGATGATGATAAGAAAAGGGGATCGTATACTCCCGATGATAGAAGCCACCGCTCCGATGCTGATAATCGTTCGAGAGA GCGAGGTGACTTCTCAGCTTCCGGACAGAGAAAGGAAGAGTACCTGGGAAAATCACCAAGACAGTTAAAGGAACATGGTGACAATAAGAAGAGGGGGTCATATACGCCTGCTGATAGAAATGACCTCCGTGATGTTGATAATGGTTGCAATGA GAAGCTGGCAACAGATGACGGTAGCCGTAGCCCCTGCCCTGGCCGGAGGTCGCCGCGACCATCTTAG
- the LOC109779572 gene encoding uncharacterized protein isoform X12 — protein MDKAIRIFMLPLVPVPRAMVRSRSPKGGDDGRRRSTPRRSSDEQGGRKEKGPISLLVRNIPHNCRYEDLRVPFAKFGPVRDIYMPKDYYSGEPKGFAFIEFFDSHDASEAQYHMNHKLFCGREIKVEPATDKRKRPEDMRRRTGVRVHSGSKGHDLSRHGRSRSRSHSRSPRQGGRDRSRSHSPAPRRRGDYSASPKRKEECQAKSSGQSKEHDNDKKLGSCTPGGRSERHDTDNDSNERRATPNYSAAPKRTEACQTKSPRQANEHDEDKKHISFSPDRNNHRDADNGHNERDDYSTSSKRKGERLSKSLRLSKEHDEDKKRRSYSRDDRSDCRDADNSFKESQATTDAKRSCPRQRSPRPSAGSHSRRRDAYSASPKGKEERREQSPRQSKVHDKHRKRRSNTPDDRNDCHGADHSHNEMQGDCSTSPKIKEERQAKSSRESEEYNKDTKGRSCAPHDRNDHHDAVNGSREKPVTPDDEGSHACRRSPRPSSGSRSRKRDDCSASPKKKEESWAKSPKQSIEYKDEKRRSCTADDINGRHHAVNCYKKKRDGYSASPKIKEECRAESPRPTKEREDNGGIDRTDADNGYNERRAGPDSASQKRMEKPPQAKSQSQSKEYDNGKNRSYTHDDGKECRDADNVSKERKDYSAAGKRKEERQASLPRQSKEHDEHKKRGSYTRDDRNDLRDADNGSKERKDYSASGKRKEERQASLPRQSKEHEEHKKRGCYTRDDRNDLCDADNGSKERRKDYSAAGKRKEERQASLPRQSKEHDEHKKRGSYTPDDRDDPRDADNGSKERNDYSASRKRMEDYRAKSSRQSNEHDDDKKRGSYTPDDRSHRSDADNRSRERGDFSASGQRKEEYLGKSPRQLKEHGDNKKRGSYTPADRNDLRDVDNGCNEKLATDDGSRSPCPGRRSPRPS, from the exons ATGGATAAAGCTATTCGTATATTCATGCTGCCACTAGTGCCG GTGCCACGAGCAATGGTGAGGAGCCGCTCTCCCAAGGGCGGAGATGACGGCAGGCGACGAAGCACTCCTAGGAGAAGTTctgatgagcaaggaggaaggaaGGAAAAAGGTCCTATAAGCCTCTTGGTGCGTAACATCCCTCATAACTGCAG ATATGAAGATCTTCGAGTTCCTTTTGCAAAGTTTGGTCCTGTTCGGGATATTTACATGCCAAAAGATTACTACAGTGG GGAGCCAAAAGGGTTTGCTTTTATTGAGTTTTTTGACTCCCATGATGCTTCTGAGGCGCAATATCACATGAACCATAAGTTGTTTTGCGGACGTGAGATTAAAGTTGAGCCTGCCACAGATAAACGGAAAAGGCCCGAAGACATGCGTAGACGAACTGGAGTAAG AGTTCATTCTGGTTCTAAAGGGCACGATCTTTCTCGCCATG GACGGTCTCGTTCTCGTTCACACTCCCGTTCTCCTCGCCAAGGTGGTCGTGATAGATCACG GTCACATTCTCCTGCCCCAAGAAGGCGTGGTGACTACTCTGCTTCACCAAAGAGAAAGGAAGAGTGCCAGGCAAAATCATCAGGACAATCAAAAGAACATGACAACGATAAGAAGCTGGGATCCTGTACTCCTGGTGGTAGAAGTGAACGTCATGACACTGATAATGATTCCAATGA GAGGCGGGCAACACCTAACTATTCTGCTGCACCAAAGAGAACGGAAGCGTGCCAGACAAAATCACCAAGGCAGGCAAATGAACATGATGAGGATAAGAAGCATATATCTTTTAGTCCTGATAGAAACAACCACCGTGATGCTGACAATGGCCACAATGA GCGAGATGACTACTCTACTTCATCAAAGAGAAAGGGAGAACGCTTGTCAAAATCACTAAGATTGTCCAAAGAACATGATGAGGATAAGAAGCGGAGATCCTATAGTCGTGATGATCGAAGTGACTGCCGTGATGCTGATAATAGTTTCAAAGA GAGCCAGGCAACAACTGATGCTAAGAGATCCTGTCCCCGCCAGAGGTCACCCAGACCATCCGCTGGATCACACTCAAGAAGGCGAGATGCCTACTCTGCTTCCCCAAAGGGAAAAGAAGAGCGTCGGGAACAATCACCAAGACAGTCAAAAGTACATGATAAACATAGGAAGCGGAGATCCAATACTCCTGATGATAGAAATGACTGTCATGGTGCTGATCATAGTCACAACGA AATGCAAGGTGACTGCTCTACTTCACCAAAGATTAAGGAAGAGCGCCAGGCAAAATCATCAAGAGAGTCAGAAGAATATAACAAGGATACAAAGGGGAGATCCTGTGCCCCTCATGATAGAAATGACCACCATGATGCAGTTAATGGTTCCAGAGA GAAGCCGGTAACACCTGACGATGAGGGGTCCCATGCCTGCCGGAGGTCACCCAGACCATCTTCTGGATCACGCTCAAGAAAGCGAGATGACTGTTCTGCTTCCccaaagaaaaaggaagagagctGGGCAAAGTCACCAAAGCAGTCCATTGAATACAAGGATGAAAAGAGGAGGTCATGTACTGCTGATGATATAAATGGCCGACATCATGCTGTTAATTGTTACAAGAA AAAGCGAGATGGCTACTCTGCTTCCCCAAAGATAAAGGAGGAGTGCAGGGCGGAATCACCACGACCGACAAAAGAACGTGAGGATAATGGTGGAATAGACCGTACTGATGCTGACAATGGCTACAATGA GAGGCGTGCAGGACCTGACTCTGCTTCACAGAAGAGAATGGAAAAGCCTCCCCAAGCAAAATCACAAAGCCAGTCGAAAGAATATGATAACGGTAAGAACAGATCCTATACCCATGATGATGGAAAGGAGTGCCGCGATGCTGATAATGTTTCCAAAGA GCGAAAGGACTACTCAGCTGCTGGAAAGAGAAAGGAAGAGCGCCAGGCAAGTTTACCAAGACAATCAAAGGAACATGATGAACATAAGAAGAGGGGATCCTATACTCGTGATGATAGAAATGACCTCCGTGATGCTGATAATGGTTCCAAAGA GCGAAAGGACTACTCAGCTTCTGGAAAGAGAAAGGAAGAGCGCCAGGCAAGTTTACCAAGACAATCAAAGGAACATGAGGAGCATAAGAAGAGGGGATGCTATACTCGTGATGATAGAAATGACCTCTGTGATGCTGATAATGGTTCCAAAGA AAGGCGAAAGGACTACTCAGCTGCTGGAAAGAGAAAGGAAGAGCGCCAGGCAAGTTTACCAAGACAATCAAAGGAACATGATGAGCATAAGAAGAGGGGATCCTATACTCCTGATGATAGAGATGACCCCCGTGATGCTGATAATGGTTCCAAAGA GCGAAATGATTACTCAGCTTCCCGAAAGAGAATGGAGGACTACAGAGCAAAATCATCAAGACAATCAAACGAACATGATGATGATAAGAAAAGGGGATCGTATACTCCCGATGATAGAAGCCACCGCTCCGATGCTGATAATCGTTCGAGAGA GCGAGGTGACTTCTCAGCTTCCGGACAGAGAAAGGAAGAGTACCTGGGAAAATCACCAAGACAGTTAAAGGAACATGGTGACAATAAGAAGAGGGGGTCATATACGCCTGCTGATAGAAATGACCTCCGTGATGTTGATAATGGTTGCAATGA GAAGCTGGCAACAGATGACGGTAGCCGTAGCCCCTGCCCTGGCCGGAGGTCGCCGCGACCATCTTAG